The Juglans regia cultivar Chandler unplaced genomic scaffold, Walnut 2.0 Scaffold_162, whole genome shotgun sequence genome contains the following window.
AAAATGACTGATAAGCAAAGGCTCAACGGTAGCTCTAATGCACTTTGCAACACTGTATCCACCATCAAACGCATCGGGCAAGTTCATCATGAGTTCGCTATCATATGCAATCCAATTCACTTCAGAAGTCTCAAGATGATCAATGGTGAAAGATCCTTCTTTTAAAACTTCAGATTTCACTTCTGATGGGGATGGTGAGTATAGAGGAATATTGAAGGAATTCATTGCTTCTTCTTCAATGAGTCCCTACATATAATAACacatgatattttttagaatgataGATTTTATGCAAATCTGGAAAAGTCCTTACTTCCCAGTtcataacatttttctattaGCCAAAGGCTTGTGGCCTGATTGACATAAACCCCCAGCCTCCAAAATAAAGATCTTGGGTTCGATACCCCGTCTCCCCAAatggataaaaaattaaaaaaaataacatttttctattcatattaaTACATGTTCCGCATATTTCTGTTGGTCTAcatgatcaaaagaaaaaaaaaattttgtcaaCATGCATTAATGGACCGACAGCATCAAGAGCATGCAATGAGGTAAATTTCTAGTATGactaaattaaaaacttatcAAGAAAAATCCATGAAAATTCAGGTCATGTTATGCCAATAATGCATCATATATAATGGACTCGTATCACGTAAAAGTACTGAAGCCAGGTTACTTTGGAGACCAAGTCATTGAGTGCCAAAGCCAAAAGTTCCCAAATATAACAACACTCTTTGCTGGAGGGATCTTCACTTCTTCTGCCCAGAAACGTTAAGACCATTCGCCCTCCAACCACCAATTCCTCTGCGCGACACcttaaaaacattgaaaaatcTTTTTGAAATTGCGCGTGGTACGCCCTTAGTACAATTGGCGGGCTTGTACATGCCACGCAAATGTTCCCTTTGTTGTTCTCCAACTGCTCAGGAACCTCGCTAGTCATGAACAATAATGTTAGTTTTTATTAATGTATTTCTTACTACAGTGTCATGCATGTAAAAACATAATAGATCTTGGCCTAACACCAACTgtttttatttctacatttgaCTTTGCTGCAAGGTCTATGAACTGTGAGATTTTGGGTCTTAAATAGGTAGAAATTGAGATGGACTCTATGTTGGTGACTGAATGGCTAAGGAATAAGAGATGTGGCCTCTGGTAGTTGAAGGATTATTGGAAGGAATTACTTAATCAGATGGATGGTCTCTACTTACGGGTTCGGCATATATACAGAGAGTGTCACTCCTTGGCAGATGGTTGTGCACGACTTGGTGCTTCAGGGGGTCTGTAAGGTTTGGCATCAAAGATTTGAATTCCCTTCAAATCTCAAAGGTCTTTTTCGATTGGATAAGGGGGGATGTTTCTGCATTCGGTCCTAAGGATTTTGTATAGCGATTTCTCTGTTTTTACTTGGTTTAATTAtgtcattttctatctttgtGGGTATTGGTTGGAAGGTTTCACGTTCTTTATTTGTTAACACGGTTTCTCGGCCTAacctccattttttctttttaaacaaaagtaagtGCTTACatattgttataatttgatttaaaagaaaagttttaaaattttaatcttctaaattatatcttattatttaaataatataaatgataaacCGTACATACCGACTTGAAAGTATAATATCTCGAACCCAATTTTCCTAATTgccaaaatttatcaattattgGTAGCCAAAATCAAGCCTTGCTGATGAGGTACGTAATTAAAAAGCCGAGTACatgaactagctagctagctagctggcttTCTTTCATTGTTGGACACTCCATGCAGGGACCATGCGTGCATGCAATGGGTCCAGGATTGAGACATGAAAGAGATCGAAAAGCATATATAGGTAAGTAGTACTGAAATGGTTGGAGGCCAGAAAAGTAGTTACTGCGTACATTACGAGAAAGAGATGATCTGGCTAGCTAGTTGAGTGCATATATGTCTAGATCGATCGATGCACGGAATTAGCCACACGTACAGATCAGAAGGCAGTATGATATCATATACCTAGACAAACCATATCATTTTGTggtatatatttacttttaaaactGGAGGActcttttaatcttttaatcTAAGCACTTACTTACAAGTATGCTCTACACATCGGCacgagaatataatttttcaaagagTTAATTTCGTATCTCattgtttcattaaattttacaatgtCATTCAGGTATAcgtacaaattaattaaagctaCCTGGAATTAATGAACAATTAAATATTTCTACAATATTGTCTAGTTAGCTGGGGTACAAGTAATATATACGTAATTAATCGACTTGGTTAGTTAATTAAAGTCTAACTGCACATGGTTTAACCTATCTAGCCGAAACCACCAACATAGCTTACATGACCaccataatatatttaaaaacacataatatatttttaaaaacacatAAATGCGTCCTTgactattataaataaaatttatagtatCCATTCGAATAGAAAAACTCGATAGGTTAAATGTGTAGAGTGAAtccattataaattaatgtcaattagggatatatatatatctctccaTTATGCTAGCTATGATGTAGCACCCGGATCCAATGaagctcaatttttatttatttatttattttgttatttttttcacacATTAACTTCCccgtatgttttatttttttttctttccgtctatatttttttttcaccccaagGTCTTCCTCTCGTCCACGGCATGCATGACCTTGCACgtttccctcatttctctagggtttttccgttgcctatatatatacttgtactCCTCTACTGAAAAGTAGTAGCCGCAGCAGAACCCAAGCGTAACTCCCTTTCGTTCACTACCTCTCCATGTTCTCGGCTCAACGCTCGTCAACTTTGCACCCATAAACTAGACCACCACTTTTGACACACTCCGGCTCAGCCTCCGTCAACCCTCCGCCAAGTTGCAGCCGCTGCTAGCCTCTTGAACCTAGCCGTTGCACCGTCCAGAATACACGCTGCTCCCATACGAAATCGACGCAACCGTGCATGCAttgcatctccacggatcgCAACTCCACCTCGTCGTGTGTcacctccacttgaccatcACTGGAGTCCAGCTCCTCCGCCAtacaccactgcaccaccaTCAGAGTGCTGAGAACAACCATCTGCAGAGTGAACGAAACTCCACTGTTTTGGGTctgaaaaacagagcatttggtTGCTCCTCCAAGCACGGCAGTTTCGCACTACCAACCCTTTTGAGCGTCTCCTCCGCAACGCAAAGGGAACCCATAGTCCAGCATCTCAACCACGCCTAGTCATGTCACCGTCGATAGCCACCCAAGCCGTCGCCGTGCATAAGTCTCTCGGTAATGAGCCCACTATCTCCGTCTCCTTCTTGGTGCTCtcatacctctctctctcactcgtcattttttttctctctcagtgCTCCGCCGTTGGGACAGCCACCTTCATCTCCACACCGCACGCAACTCCTCCATTCACGATGAGCTACCTCTACCTACCTCACGCCGAACTCCATTCCTTCCACTAATCTCTCTTTCTGCCCCACGAGCTCAGCCACCCTTTTTCTATTGTAACACCGCCCTCACCACCCTAGACAACCGCCTAACTCGTAGCTGTTGAGCTCTTAATCTCTCGGTGAGCCTCTGCCTCACAAaccattgtttttcttttacgtAGTACGAGTTTCATGTTCAAGTAGCTTTGTTATTATGAGTTTGCGTAACTTGGTAATGCGtcgtttaattaaataaaattacattaatacccTTTGTTACATATTATTTAGATATGGAATAACAGTTTTTCCCTTATtattatatggttttaattagaaattttgttgatattaaatctgtttttacatAGTTTGTGCGAGATGTATAAGAAATTTTGCAGAagataaataggattttcaaactatactattggtagcaaattattttagtaactgtgtaattttatttttaacattcaaattatgattaaaactatttgtttattattatttaacgaaatttttactagtacttaccttaaatgttgaatattatcaaagaaatttagagaaagaggatatttaaggttatgaaattttaggttttgaggaattaaataggttattttaaaacattaggattaaatatcgaaataggagattaattgaaaatttatgaaaatttcgtgattattttataggtgacgattaattattgttcgacatttttgaggaattctaaaaaagctaagaagttgaGGTAAGTGGGATtcatatactagactttgcattaaaataaaatgagctgaggttgatttttgaaaaatattcatatttggttgaaaataaatttgaagtacctcaattatttgttctgcattactcatgagactTTTGTTtcagaagaaagtattttctgtcatggctggggtagacatgagcttatttttgacattctgtttctgaactttgaaaaagagagcgaatatgaaattttgtgtataaattatgttgtgatatgattttgttctgttctgaagattttctgtactctgatatgatctgatgtgatttctgaaaactctggcataacattctgtttctatttatGTTCatttctgacctcaccacgggtgtaaaactgtggcctctgttcgggttggtactaacttttctgtttctggtgcacccactttggaaacaaagtgattttctacgtggtctttccttcgtgcacacttggggctccgagaatgaataaagggaagattcacattttgtttctactcggttagctaccagggtttgcacaaccctaccacaggagttaaacatggtatttattctgatatgataagataagatgtgatgtttcagtttatgctatgccaaagggattttgattatgaatatttttgaactttcgctctgatattttttataacatgttctgacgctgcattttgaaaacattattcagATACTGTagtctgaaagaaaatatttttgttctgcattctgaactctgtaaatgctcatgtttacatactagtatatgttatctgcttactgagttgttgataactcaccccttatctccaaatatttttcagataattttgatggtccagctggagaacaagagtaggaaattttagcaaggtgtgatgatcatagtggaataagtgcatGAGGGTACAAacgcttatttgagagtcgtagtagtaaattgagttattttcggttattttgatttgatgaattaatgatatttttgagtttttttggagagtttttaatttatgttattgataatttctttattgtccttATGAAGGAACAAAGATTTTTGGGTTAAgtaaatgaattgatatttttttgaaagtttctgGATTTCATAattgtgttattgaagttgatattaagtattaagagctaactctccggatctCTAGgatcggggtgttacagttggtattagagccaggtttgagattctgcatactataataaggagttggttgaaatttgagattttagatatctgtgggtttaggAAGTAATTTCATACTTgaggtatagaaatttgaggactacGAGATGATCTTGGGAATATTTCAGGTTAGAGATTATGCATACTACAATGAGGTGATTGATGagagttaaggttttagaattccTGTAGGCGCTGGATCGTGACGttgaggaaataattttcagagTTGTGGTGTAGACATTTGTGGGCTATAGGAGGTGATTTTTATGGGTATTTAGGGTATTAGAAGTCTCAGGTGTTAGAcaagatattttatggaatttgcaGGGTAggaatttttatagatattctgAGATGTTCATGTTGATTGAGGTTCGGTTCAGTTTTGTAGACTGCATATAAGGCTTTTGATAGGATGGAAGGTTTAGAGTCTGGAGTTATATAGAGTTACTACTATTG
Protein-coding sequences here:
- the LOC118345176 gene encoding salicylate carboxymethyltransferase-like, with the protein product MVVLSTLMVVQWCMAEELDSSDGQVEVTHDEVELRSVEMQCMHGCVDFVWEQRVFWTVYDIILPSDLEVPEQLENNKGNICVACTSPPIVLRAYHAQFQKDFSMFLRCRAEELVVGGRMVLTFLGRRSEDPSSKECCYIWELLALALNDLVSKGLIEEEAMNSFNIPLYSPSPSEVKSEVLKEGSFTIDHLETSEVNWIAYDSELMMNLPDAFDGGYSVAKCIRATVEPLLISHFGDAIIEEVFCRYKEILSDCLSKETNNFISIIISVTKKG